A genomic stretch from Pararhizobium sp. IMCC21322 includes:
- a CDS encoding M3 family metallopeptidase produces the protein MSDNPLLAKWTTPFEIPPFDRIEMAHFNDGFEKAMATNRTEIDAIADNPDAPSFDNMIGALEGAGDDLSKVASTFFNLSGSNTNDELQKIEREIAPKLSRHSSATIMNAKLFTRIKTLFEQIDGLDLDTEQSRVLTKYYENFVRAGAALSGDARERMSEISARLSELGTQFSQNVLADEKAFQLVLEDETDLAGLPDFLVSAARSAAEERGHEGKHVITLSRSLIEPFLQFSSRRDLRETAFKAWIARGENGGENDNRDIITETLTLRDERAKLLGFDGFAHFKLDNQMAKTPEAVRELLENVWAPAKGRAEREAQSLSALARDLGDNSEIAPWDWRYFSQKLRMRDHALDEAEIKPYFQLENMIEAAFAAANRLFGVWFREVTDLKLYHPDVRAWEVKDAAGHHVGLFLGDYFARPSKRSGAWMSAFRSQEKLAGDIRPIIVNVMNFAKAPSGEPNLLTFDDAHTLFHEFGHALHGLLSDVTYPLVSGTSVARDFVELPSQLFEHWLTTPDILTKYAIHARTGEPLPQDLMERLLAASTFNQGFATVEYVSSALVDLEMHLNAPEAAKDPLAFQARTLANIGMPKQITMRHASPHFMHVFSGDGYSSGYYSYLWSEVMDADAFVAFEETGDAFDPELASKLKQHIYSAGNSADPAELYTRFRGRMPAIDALLEKRGLQSVA, from the coding sequence ATGTCCGACAATCCGCTTCTCGCCAAATGGACAACGCCTTTCGAAATCCCGCCATTTGATCGTATTGAAATGGCGCATTTCAACGATGGTTTTGAAAAAGCCATGGCCACCAACAGGACAGAGATTGACGCCATTGCGGACAATCCGGATGCGCCAAGCTTTGACAATATGATTGGTGCACTGGAAGGGGCGGGCGATGATCTGAGCAAAGTTGCCAGCACCTTCTTTAATCTGTCCGGTTCAAACACAAATGACGAACTGCAGAAAATCGAACGCGAGATTGCTCCCAAATTGTCGCGGCACTCAAGCGCAACAATTATGAATGCAAAACTGTTCACCCGCATCAAGACCCTGTTCGAGCAAATTGATGGTCTTGATCTGGACACCGAGCAAAGCCGGGTCCTGACCAAATATTATGAAAATTTTGTGCGCGCCGGAGCGGCCCTGTCCGGGGATGCACGTGAGCGCATGTCGGAAATTTCTGCACGGCTTTCGGAACTGGGTACGCAATTCTCGCAGAATGTTCTGGCCGATGAAAAGGCGTTTCAACTGGTTCTGGAAGATGAAACCGATCTTGCAGGATTGCCTGATTTTCTGGTGTCGGCAGCCCGGTCTGCCGCCGAGGAACGCGGACATGAAGGCAAACATGTCATTACGCTGTCGCGCTCTCTGATTGAGCCTTTTCTGCAGTTTTCGAGCCGTCGTGATTTGCGGGAAACCGCTTTCAAGGCGTGGATCGCCCGCGGTGAAAACGGCGGTGAAAACGACAATAGAGACATCATAACCGAAACTCTGACGCTGCGCGACGAGCGTGCAAAGTTGTTGGGCTTTGATGGATTTGCCCATTTCAAGCTGGACAATCAGATGGCAAAAACGCCGGAGGCTGTTCGCGAGCTTCTGGAAAATGTCTGGGCACCGGCAAAGGGCCGCGCGGAGCGGGAGGCGCAATCCCTGTCCGCGCTTGCACGTGATCTGGGAGACAATTCGGAAATAGCGCCGTGGGACTGGCGTTATTTTTCACAGAAGCTGCGGATGCGGGACCATGCGCTGGATGAGGCTGAAATCAAACCCTACTTCCAGCTGGAAAACATGATTGAAGCTGCCTTTGCCGCTGCCAACCGCCTGTTTGGCGTATGGTTTCGGGAAGTGACTGATCTGAAATTATATCATCCGGACGTGCGGGCCTGGGAAGTGAAGGACGCTGCAGGTCACCATGTCGGTCTTTTCCTTGGTGACTATTTTGCACGCCCCTCCAAACGCTCCGGTGCCTGGATGAGTGCGTTCAGGTCACAGGAGAAGCTGGCTGGCGATATTCGCCCGATTATTGTCAACGTCATGAATTTTGCCAAGGCCCCTTCTGGCGAACCCAATCTTTTGACATTTGATGATGCGCACACGCTGTTTCATGAATTCGGACACGCGCTTCATGGCCTTCTTTCAGATGTCACCTATCCATTGGTCTCAGGCACCAGTGTGGCCCGCGACTTTGTGGAACTGCCGAGCCAGCTGTTTGAGCACTGGCTGACGACGCCGGACATCCTGACCAAATATGCCATCCATGCCCGTACAGGCGAGCCCCTGCCGCAGGATTTGATGGAACGGCTGCTTGCGGCCAGCACCTTCAACCAGGGCTTTGCCACGGTCGAATATGTGTCATCAGCTCTGGTTGATCTGGAAATGCATTTGAATGCGCCGGAGGCTGCAAAGGACCCGCTGGCATTCCAGGCCAGGACATTGGCCAATATCGGCATGCCGAAGCAGATTACCATGCGCCACGCCAGTCCGCATTTCATGCATGTGTTTTCCGGCGATGGCTACTCATCCGGCTATTACTCCTATCTGTGGTCGGAAGTGATGGATGCAGACGCATTTGTTGCATTTGAGGAGACCGGTGACGCCTTTGATCCTGAATTGGCAAGCAAGCTGAAGCAGCACATTTACAGCGCCGGTAACAGTGCCGACCCAGCTGAGCTGTACACCCGGTTCCGGGGCCGTATGCCAGCGATTGATGCATTGCTGGAAAAACGGGGTCTTCAAAGCGTAGCCTAG
- a CDS encoding MmcB family DNA repair protein: MLVRGEDSLARQLADGRQSETALMIQRGVGRMLFTQRFSVLSELTLASGRRADLMALSPKGDFWIIEIKSSVADFKSDNKWPDYKDYCDRMFFASHEEVPADLFPADQGLIMADSFGADILRDAPEHRLSAARRKAVMLRFASLAANRLHHLSDPGLSGI; the protein is encoded by the coding sequence ATGCTTGTCCGGGGAGAAGATTCGCTGGCACGGCAACTTGCCGATGGCCGCCAAAGTGAGACTGCGCTGATGATACAGCGCGGTGTCGGGCGTATGCTGTTCACCCAGCGCTTCTCCGTTTTGAGCGAATTGACGCTTGCCTCTGGTCGCAGGGCCGACCTCATGGCCTTGTCACCCAAGGGTGATTTCTGGATTATCGAGATCAAATCATCGGTGGCAGACTTCAAGTCTGACAACAAATGGCCAGACTACAAGGACTATTGCGACCGCATGTTTTTTGCCAGCCATGAAGAGGTTCCGGCAGATTTGTTTCCCGCAGATCAGGGTCTGATTATGGCCGATTCATTTGGTGCAGATATTCTGCGTGATGCGCCGGAGCATCGCTTGTCTGCAGCCCGGCGCAAGGCGGTCATGTTACGGTTTGCATCATTGGCCGCAAACCGGCTTCATCACCTCAGTGATCCGGGCCTGAGCGGAATTTAG
- a CDS encoding ActR/PrrA/RegA family redox response regulator transcription factor — MRPLDFTKAEIPVSKQSLGNLFLVDDDTIFTGRIARALEGQGFAVKPFETMAQAMANIDKNAPDFAVIDIRLPDGNGLDLLERLLSSNAQARVIVLTGYGNIATAVAAIKMGAFEYLEKPATAEQLFNTLTRTEDQKPQPPENPMSADRVRWEHIQRIFETCDRNVSETARRLSMHRRTLQRILAKRAPR; from the coding sequence ATGAGACCATTGGACTTTACGAAAGCAGAAATACCTGTCAGCAAGCAGTCACTCGGAAATCTGTTTCTGGTGGATGATGATACCATTTTTACAGGCCGCATTGCCCGCGCGCTTGAAGGTCAGGGCTTTGCCGTGAAACCGTTCGAGACCATGGCACAAGCCATGGCGAACATCGATAAAAATGCTCCTGATTTTGCAGTGATCGATATCAGATTGCCAGACGGAAATGGTTTGGATTTGTTAGAACGCCTGCTGTCGTCGAACGCGCAGGCCCGTGTCATTGTCCTCACCGGGTATGGTAACATCGCCACTGCTGTTGCAGCGATAAAGATGGGTGCCTTCGAATATCTGGAAAAACCGGCCACTGCCGAGCAGCTCTTCAACACGCTGACCCGAACTGAAGATCAGAAGCCGCAACCACCAGAGAACCCAATGTCTGCGGACAGGGTGCGCTGGGAACATATTCAGCGCATTTTTGAGACCTGCGACAGGAATGTCTCGGAAACTGCGCGTAGGCTGTCCATGCATCGCCGTACGCTGCAGCGCATTCTGGCAAAGCGTGCACCGCGCTGA
- the lepA gene encoding translation elongation factor 4 → MTTPIETIRNFSIVAHIDHGKSTLADRLIQLTGGLENREMKAQVLDSMDIERERGITIKAQTVRLTYNAEDGITYILNLIDTPGHVDFGYEVSRSLAACEGSLLVVDASQGVEAQTLANVYQAIENDHEIVPVLNKVDLPAADVDRVKEQIEEVIGLDASDAIEISAKTGIGIDKVLEAIVKRLPSPAKGKLAGNPDATLKAMLVDSYYDAYLGVIVLVRIVDGKLKRGQKVRMMGTGAAYDVDRVGVFTPKLVTVDELGPGEIGFLTASIKEVADTRVGDTITEERRPTAKALDGFKPAQPVVFCGLFPIDAGDFEDLRAAMGKLRLNDASFSFEMETSAALGFGFRCGFLGLLHLEIIQERLEREFNLDLIATAPSVVYELTMIDGTETHLHNPADLPDVMKIEEIREPWIHATIMTPDEHLGPILKLCQDRRGMQTDLSYVGSRAMVQYDLPLNEVVFDFYDRLKSISKGYASFDYQITDYRAGDLVKLSLLVNAEPVDALAMLVHRSQSERRGRDMCETLKELIPRHMFKIPIQAAIGGKIIARETIAALRKDVTAKCYGGDVTRKRKLLEKQKAGKKKMRQFGKVDIPQDAFIAALKMGD, encoded by the coding sequence ATGACAACACCTATCGAAACCATCCGAAATTTCTCAATCGTTGCCCATATTGATCACGGCAAATCGACCCTTGCTGACCGGCTGATTCAGCTCACCGGCGGGTTGGAAAACCGTGAGATGAAGGCGCAAGTTCTCGACAGTATGGATATTGAGCGCGAGCGCGGTATTACCATCAAGGCGCAGACGGTTCGGCTGACTTACAATGCCGAAGATGGCATCACGTACATCCTCAATCTGATTGATACACCGGGACACGTGGATTTTGGCTACGAGGTCAGTCGTTCACTGGCAGCGTGTGAAGGCTCGCTTTTGGTCGTTGATGCCAGTCAGGGCGTGGAAGCGCAAACGCTGGCCAATGTCTATCAGGCGATTGAAAATGACCATGAAATCGTTCCAGTGCTCAACAAGGTCGATCTGCCAGCGGCAGATGTAGACCGGGTCAAGGAGCAAATTGAAGAAGTCATCGGCCTTGACGCGTCTGACGCCATCGAAATTTCTGCCAAGACGGGTATCGGCATCGACAAGGTTCTGGAAGCCATTGTCAAACGTCTGCCCTCACCGGCAAAGGGCAAGCTTGCGGGCAATCCGGATGCCACACTGAAAGCCATGCTGGTGGACAGTTATTATGACGCCTATCTGGGCGTTATCGTGCTTGTGCGCATTGTCGATGGAAAGCTGAAAAGGGGTCAGAAAGTCCGAATGATGGGCACAGGCGCTGCCTATGATGTGGACCGTGTGGGTGTCTTCACACCCAAGCTCGTGACTGTGGATGAGTTGGGTCCAGGCGAAATCGGCTTTCTGACGGCGTCCATCAAGGAAGTTGCAGATACGCGTGTTGGCGACACGATTACAGAAGAGCGCCGACCAACCGCCAAAGCACTTGATGGCTTCAAGCCGGCTCAGCCAGTGGTTTTCTGTGGCCTCTTTCCCATTGATGCCGGTGACTTTGAAGACCTTCGGGCGGCCATGGGTAAATTGCGCCTGAATGACGCCAGTTTTTCCTTCGAGATGGAAACCTCGGCAGCGCTGGGGTTTGGCTTTCGTTGCGGTTTTCTCGGCCTGCTGCATCTTGAAATCATTCAGGAACGTCTTGAGCGCGAATTCAATCTGGATCTCATCGCAACCGCGCCAAGCGTGGTGTACGAGCTGACCATGATTGATGGAACGGAAACCCATTTGCACAATCCGGCGGATCTGCCGGATGTCATGAAGATTGAAGAAATTCGTGAGCCCTGGATTCATGCCACAATCATGACGCCCGACGAGCATCTTGGCCCGATCCTGAAACTCTGTCAGGACCGGCGTGGAATGCAGACTGATCTGTCCTATGTGGGCAGTCGGGCCATGGTTCAATATGATCTGCCGCTGAATGAAGTTGTGTTTGATTTCTATGATCGGCTGAAATCCATATCCAAGGGCTATGCCAGCTTTGATTATCAGATCACCGATTATCGCGCCGGCGATCTGGTCAAACTGTCCCTGTTGGTCAATGCAGAGCCGGTTGATGCCCTTGCCATGCTGGTTCACCGATCGCAGTCTGAAAGACGCGGCCGGGACATGTGCGAGACACTAAAAGAACTGATCCCGCGCCACATGTTCAAAATCCCCATTCAAGCGGCCATCGGCGGCAAAATCATTGCCCGCGAGACCATTGCCGCCCTGCGCAAAGATGTTACCGCCAAATGCTATGGCGGCGATGTGACCCGTAAACGCAAGCTGCTGGAGAAGCAGAAAGCGGGTAAGAAAAAAATGCGCCAGTTCGGGAAAGTCGATATTCCTCAGGATGCGTTTATCGCGGCGCTCAAGATGGGCGACTGA
- the trmB gene encoding tRNA (guanosine(46)-N7)-methyltransferase TrmB, translating into MTRRTKKSDFIGRRKTKPLKPGPAALVKNLLPDLRLDTSQPAPDDLRQIFNAAEDVHLEIGFGGGKHLVHRAASHADTGFIGVEPFINGLAQALMQVDAAQLTNIRFHDDDAGALLDWLPAASIARVFLLYPDPWPKFKHWKRRFVSPRNLDRIARVLKPGGLFLFASDIEHYVGWTLDHCHRHPAFSWTATGSDDWIKTEGGAFSDWPGTRYEAKAQEAGRLPTYLTFERI; encoded by the coding sequence ATGACCCGCCGGACAAAGAAGAGCGACTTTATTGGACGGCGGAAAACCAAGCCGCTCAAGCCTGGCCCTGCTGCGCTGGTTAAAAATCTGCTGCCCGACTTAAGGCTGGATACGTCCCAACCTGCGCCGGATGATCTGCGGCAGATCTTCAATGCAGCGGAAGACGTACATCTGGAAATCGGTTTTGGCGGCGGCAAACATCTTGTGCATCGTGCCGCATCCCATGCGGACACTGGTTTCATTGGTGTGGAGCCGTTCATTAATGGCCTGGCTCAGGCCCTGATGCAGGTCGATGCCGCTCAACTCACCAATATCCGCTTTCATGATGATGATGCAGGTGCGTTGCTTGACTGGTTACCGGCAGCATCCATCGCGCGCGTGTTCCTGCTCTATCCTGATCCCTGGCCCAAATTCAAACACTGGAAACGGCGGTTTGTATCGCCGCGCAATCTGGACCGCATCGCACGGGTTCTGAAGCCGGGCGGGCTGTTTTTGTTTGCCAGCGACATTGAGCATTATGTTGGCTGGACGCTTGATCACTGTCACAGGCATCCTGCTTTTTCATGGACAGCGACAGGTTCTGATGACTGGATCAAGACGGAAGGCGGCGCATTTTCTGACTGGCCGGGAACCCGTTATGAGGCCAAGGCGCAGGAGGCGGGGCGCCTTCCCACATACCTGACTTTTGAGCGGATTTGA
- the metK gene encoding methionine adenosyltransferase produces the protein MKNYLFTSESVSEGHPDKVCDRISDEIVDAYLGAYDQSRVAVETLATTNKVVIAGESRGPEDVNSEMMAALARKAIRDIGYEQDGFHWETCDIEVLVHKQSDQIAQGVDAGDNKDEGAGDQGIMFGYACTETPDLMPAPIYYSHRVLQNLAQARKSGAASMLGPDAKTQITLAYENHRPVRATSLVLSTQHLDESLSSQDVRTIVEPYIRETLPDGWITDATEWHVNPTGKFVIGGPDGDCGLTGRKIIVDTYGGAAPHGGGAFSGKDPTKVDRSAAYAARYLAKNVVAAGMAERCTLQVAYAIGVSHPLSLYVNLHNTGEVDEQKLADVLRELMDLTPRGIREHLALNRPIYARSAAYGHFGRTPDSDGGFSWEQTNLVDALKSAF, from the coding sequence ATGAAAAACTATCTTTTCACAAGTGAATCCGTGTCCGAGGGCCATCCTGACAAAGTCTGCGATCGCATTTCTGATGAGATCGTCGATGCTTATCTGGGAGCTTATGACCAGTCCCGCGTGGCTGTGGAAACACTTGCGACCACCAATAAGGTCGTTATTGCCGGGGAATCGCGCGGCCCGGAAGACGTCAACAGCGAGATGATGGCCGCGCTTGCGCGCAAGGCCATCCGTGATATCGGCTACGAGCAGGACGGGTTTCACTGGGAAACCTGCGACATTGAGGTTCTGGTACACAAGCAATCTGACCAGATTGCCCAGGGTGTTGATGCCGGGGACAACAAGGATGAAGGCGCTGGTGATCAGGGCATCATGTTCGGCTATGCCTGCACTGAAACGCCCGATTTGATGCCAGCGCCCATCTACTATTCCCACCGTGTTCTGCAAAATCTGGCTCAGGCACGCAAAAGCGGCGCGGCCTCAATGTTGGGACCAGATGCAAAAACTCAAATTACACTGGCCTATGAAAACCATCGTCCGGTCCGGGCGACATCGCTGGTTCTGTCGACCCAGCATCTGGATGAAAGCCTGTCGTCGCAGGATGTGCGTACCATTGTGGAGCCTTACATCCGCGAAACGCTGCCAGATGGATGGATTACCGATGCAACCGAATGGCATGTGAACCCAACGGGCAAATTCGTCATTGGCGGGCCCGACGGTGATTGTGGACTGACTGGTCGCAAGATCATTGTCGATACCTACGGCGGTGCGGCCCCCCATGGCGGCGGCGCTTTCTCTGGCAAGGATCCCACAAAAGTTGACCGTTCGGCTGCCTATGCTGCTCGCTATCTGGCCAAAAATGTGGTCGCCGCAGGGATGGCTGAACGCTGCACGTTACAGGTTGCCTACGCCATCGGCGTTTCCCATCCACTGTCGCTTTACGTCAATCTGCACAATACCGGCGAAGTGGACGAACAGAAGCTGGCAGATGTCCTGCGGGAATTGATGGATTTGACGCCACGTGGCATTCGCGAACATCTGGCCCTCAACCGCCCGATCTACGCCCGGTCTGCCGCCTATGGTCACTTTGGCCGCACACCAGATAGCGATGGTGGCTTCTCCTGGGAGCAGACCAATCTCGTGGACGCCTTGAAATCTGCCTTTTGA
- a CDS encoding helix-turn-helix domain-containing protein, which yields METKPKPINKKRPNPIDAHVGSRVRLRRMMLNMSQEKLGEQLGITFQQVQKYEKGTNRIGASRLQAIANILQVPVAFFFEDAPDVSPIAKEGFVESGATSHVMEFLSTNEGLQLNRAFVKIKDAKLRKSVVDLVRSMAGDIEE from the coding sequence ATGGAAACCAAGCCAAAACCGATTAACAAGAAACGTCCCAATCCAATTGATGCTCATGTGGGCAGCCGCGTGCGGTTGCGCCGAATGATGCTTAATATGAGTCAGGAAAAACTTGGCGAGCAGCTTGGCATTACCTTTCAGCAGGTCCAGAAATACGAAAAAGGCACCAACCGCATTGGGGCCAGCCGTCTGCAGGCAATTGCCAATATTCTTCAGGTACCCGTGGCGTTTTTCTTTGAAGATGCGCCTGACGTTTCGCCCATAGCCAAAGAAGGCTTTGTCGAATCCGGAGCCACAAGCCATGTGATGGAGTTTCTGTCGACCAATGAAGGGCTTCAGTTGAACCGGGCTTTTGTAAAAATCAAAGATGCAAAATTGCGCAAGAGTGTTGTTGATCTGGTGCGCTCAATGGCCGGCGATATTGAGGAGTAG
- the lnt gene encoding apolipoprotein N-acyltransferase, translating to MRSTLDFVLGLRGKSRVAFVFLLGALAALAMAPIHFSPILFISFSGFFLILNESVVGKTPRQKRWMALWLGWCFGFGYFLAGLWWIGAAVLVDGLTFAWALPFAVAGFPAVLALFWGLACAIALMFWRSNPLKIVSLVFFLTFAEYFRGFVLTGFPWNTIGYGAMPNALFMQSASVIGLWGVTAFTFLAAFSPALLVLPRTGKERTGKERVHRKALLICVGLSLAAHTGFGALRLLQAEPDIASDDPIMLRLLQPNISQRDKWRQGNEEAVFQTYLDLSSAPGLDDIDALIWPESAFPFLVMQRPDALSRIDALLPEGVRLLSGAVRVKPPEMTFSNSPPKLKFYNSLIDFNDRAVPMGFYDKQHLVPFGEFIPFGDFVERFGISNLVNMPSGFAPGVGGNMMQFDMPAEAESKLPPARILICYEAIFPNFSSRVPHSEDDPNQSNSPAQWMLNVTNDAWFGNLTGPYQHFHQARVRAVEEGLPLIRVANTGISASVDPFGRIEKSLPLGTAGIIDTVLPSALPSTFQKRFPDVPFAIVMVILGLILLVGQIFIKPEDAV from the coding sequence ATGCGCTCAACCCTTGATTTCGTGCTGGGGCTGCGTGGCAAATCACGTGTGGCCTTCGTATTTTTGTTGGGTGCTTTGGCGGCTCTTGCTATGGCACCCATTCATTTTTCACCTATCCTGTTCATCTCGTTTTCCGGCTTCTTTCTAATTTTGAACGAAAGCGTTGTGGGCAAGACTCCGCGCCAGAAAAGGTGGATGGCTCTCTGGCTTGGCTGGTGTTTTGGGTTTGGCTATTTTCTCGCGGGATTGTGGTGGATTGGTGCTGCGGTTCTGGTTGATGGACTTACGTTTGCCTGGGCCCTTCCCTTTGCCGTTGCCGGGTTTCCGGCCGTGCTTGCCCTTTTTTGGGGGCTTGCCTGCGCAATTGCCTTGATGTTCTGGCGGTCCAACCCGCTGAAAATTGTCAGCCTCGTTTTCTTTCTAACCTTTGCCGAGTATTTCCGTGGTTTCGTTTTGACAGGGTTTCCCTGGAACACGATTGGCTACGGTGCCATGCCCAATGCGCTGTTCATGCAAAGCGCCAGTGTCATTGGCCTATGGGGCGTGACCGCTTTCACGTTTCTGGCGGCCTTCAGCCCTGCTCTTTTGGTATTGCCCAGAACTGGCAAGGAACGCACTGGTAAGGAGCGCGTCCACAGAAAGGCGCTGCTCATATGTGTGGGTCTCAGTCTGGCAGCTCATACCGGCTTTGGTGCGCTCCGGTTGTTGCAGGCAGAGCCCGACATTGCCTCTGACGATCCAATCATGCTTCGCTTGCTGCAGCCAAACATCTCCCAGCGGGACAAATGGCGCCAGGGCAATGAGGAGGCTGTCTTCCAGACCTATCTGGATCTGAGTTCTGCACCGGGACTTGATGACATCGACGCATTGATCTGGCCGGAATCGGCCTTTCCGTTCCTCGTCATGCAAAGGCCAGATGCCCTGTCACGCATTGATGCCTTGTTGCCCGAGGGTGTGAGGCTGCTGAGTGGCGCAGTGCGGGTCAAGCCGCCGGAGATGACCTTTTCCAACTCACCGCCCAAGCTTAAATTCTACAATTCCCTGATAGACTTCAATGATCGCGCCGTGCCAATGGGGTTTTACGACAAGCAACATCTTGTGCCATTTGGAGAGTTTATCCCGTTTGGTGACTTTGTTGAGCGTTTTGGCATTTCCAATCTGGTGAATATGCCAAGCGGTTTCGCCCCGGGCGTTGGCGGTAATATGATGCAGTTTGATATGCCTGCAGAGGCAGAGAGCAAATTGCCCCCTGCGCGAATCCTGATTTGCTATGAAGCGATTTTTCCGAATTTTTCATCCCGTGTGCCCCATTCAGAAGATGACCCGAACCAGTCAAACAGTCCTGCGCAATGGATGTTAAATGTCACTAATGATGCCTGGTTTGGCAACCTTACCGGGCCCTATCAGCATTTCCACCAGGCAAGAGTGCGGGCTGTCGAAGAAGGCCTTCCCCTGATCAGGGTGGCCAACACAGGCATCAGCGCTTCGGTTGATCCGTTTGGCCGTATCGAGAAAAGCCTGCCGCTGGGAACCGCTGGCATCATCGATACTGTGTTGCCATCAGCACTTCCATCCACTTTCCAAAAACGTTTTCCAGATGTGCCCTTTGCCATTGTCATGGTTATTTTGGGGCTCATACTTTTAGTCGGTCAGATTTTTATCAAACCGGAAGATGCCGTTTAA
- a CDS encoding transporter associated domain-containing protein: MPASSNSANPTASSAASQSDSLAATSTASQTDSSSENSSDQSSEKSGDESGDESGDSGPSLGAASHSAQHNDETQETVNGTSRDGFFNKFKKILGIKNGSIRQDLQFALSEDSFDAGHFSADERIFLGNILALRDVRVEHVMVPRADVDAVSITTNLAELLHLFRSAGHSRMPVFGDTLDDPRGMIHIKDVLVYMTKTAEYSPGPEVKRRRKMAGDLDLRQIDLGMSLEDTSLIRPVLFVPPSMKASALLAKMQVARIQMALVIDEYGGTDGLVSLEDLVETIVGDIEDEHDEDEKPTIVAESETSFVADAKTDLDEVVGVIGPEFTLGEYSEDADSLGGLVYALVGRIPIRGELIPAPGPFEIEVLEADPRRIKRLRIHRRRRKAGSKIAAHRNREQTGVEYTAADGTPTDSVSHNSADVQSQP, encoded by the coding sequence ATGCCCGCCTCTTCTAATTCTGCCAATCCGACTGCCAGTTCGGCTGCCAGTCAATCTGACAGTTTGGCTGCCACTTCGACCGCCAGTCAAACTGATAGCTCTTCTGAGAATTCCTCGGATCAATCCAGCGAAAAATCGGGTGATGAATCCGGCGATGAATCCGGCGATTCCGGGCCCAGTTTGGGCGCAGCGTCGCACTCTGCCCAGCACAATGATGAGACCCAGGAAACCGTAAACGGTACAAGCCGGGACGGATTTTTCAACAAGTTCAAGAAAATTCTTGGCATCAAGAATGGCAGTATCCGTCAGGATCTGCAGTTTGCGCTGTCAGAGGACAGTTTTGATGCAGGCCATTTCAGTGCCGATGAACGCATCTTCCTTGGAAACATTCTGGCCTTGCGCGATGTGCGCGTTGAGCATGTCATGGTGCCGCGCGCCGATGTTGATGCGGTTTCGATCACTACAAATCTGGCGGAATTGCTGCATTTGTTTCGCAGTGCCGGTCATTCCCGTATGCCGGTCTTCGGCGATACGCTGGATGATCCGCGTGGCATGATCCACATCAAGGATGTGTTGGTTTATATGACCAAAACCGCGGAATATAGTCCTGGGCCGGAGGTCAAGCGGCGGCGCAAAATGGCTGGCGATCTGGATTTGCGTCAGATCGATCTTGGTATGTCACTGGAAGACACCTCGCTCATTCGGCCGGTGCTGTTTGTACCGCCTTCCATGAAAGCCTCCGCACTTCTGGCCAAAATGCAGGTTGCGCGCATTCAGATGGCACTGGTCATCGATGAATATGGCGGAACGGATGGCCTGGTATCGCTGGAAGATCTGGTGGAAACCATTGTCGGCGATATTGAAGATGAGCACGATGAGGACGAAAAGCCGACCATTGTTGCAGAAAGCGAGACAAGTTTTGTTGCGGATGCAAAAACGGATCTGGACGAGGTTGTGGGTGTTATCGGCCCTGAATTCACGCTCGGTGAATATTCTGAAGATGCCGATTCGCTTGGCGGTCTGGTCTATGCGCTGGTTGGACGGATTCCCATACGTGGTGAACTTATTCCAGCACCGGGGCCTTTTGAAATTGAAGTTCTGGAAGCCGATCCCAGACGTATCAAACGATTGCGTATTCACCGCAGACGCCGGAAAGCCGGCAGCAAGATTGCAGCCCATCGCAACCGCGAGCAAACTGGAGTTGAGTACACCGCTGCAGATGGGACGCCCACAGATTCTGTCAGCCACAACTCTGCTGACGTTCAAAGCCAGCCTTAA
- the ybeY gene encoding rRNA maturation RNase YbeY → MTGTSSPEFALNCVIEDARWSAVPDANQLCTRIAGACLPTINHDTAIAATVLLTDDAHIQDLNARFRDQNKPTNVLSFPNDDEEPDPETGALYLGDIAVSYETVLREATETDKSLQDHLTHMIIHGILHLAGFDHEDDAEAEEMESLETDILTGFGISDPYTHI, encoded by the coding sequence ATGACCGGGACATCATCGCCAGAATTTGCACTGAACTGTGTCATTGAGGACGCACGCTGGAGCGCCGTGCCTGATGCGAACCAGCTTTGCACCAGAATTGCGGGAGCCTGCCTGCCGACAATCAATCATGATACGGCAATTGCAGCGACGGTTTTGCTGACTGATGACGCACATATTCAGGATTTGAATGCGCGGTTCCGCGACCAGAACAAGCCGACCAATGTGCTGTCATTTCCCAATGATGATGAGGAACCGGACCCGGAAACCGGCGCACTTTATCTTGGTGATATTGCGGTCAGTTACGAAACCGTTCTGCGGGAAGCTACCGAGACTGACAAATCACTGCAGGACCATTTGACCCATATGATTATCCACGGAATTTTGCATCTGGCTGGATTTGATCATGAAGATGATGCAGAGGCTGAAGAAATGGAGAGCCTGGAAACAGACATTCTGACAGGATTTGGAATTTCTGATCCGTACACCCATATTTAA